The following are encoded in a window of Ficedula albicollis isolate OC2 linkage group LG34, FicAlb1.5, whole genome shotgun sequence genomic DNA:
- the LOC101819714 gene encoding structural maintenance of chromosomes protein 1A-like produces REMTHLQKEVTAIETKLEQKRSDRHNLLQACKMQDIRLPLARGSMDDISQEEGGGTGEEPGGSSQRSSSLYAREALIEIDYSDLPEELKVRRAHLGTHLGVGTHLGTCPLCPLCPLCPLCAEFEAARKRAKKAKQAFEQMKKERFDRFNSCFEAVATNIDEIYKALSRNSSAQAFLGPENPEEPYLDGINYNCVAPGKRFRPMDNLSGGEKTVAALALLFAIHRWDPKIS; encoded by the exons agggagaTGACCCACCTGCAGAAGGAGGTGACGGCCATCGAGACGAAGCTGGAGCAGAAGCGCAGTGACCGCCACAACCTGCTGCAGGCCTGCAAGATGCAGGACATCCGCCTGCCGCTGGCCCGGGGCTCCATGGACGACATCAGCCAGGAggag ggcggTGGCACTGGCGAGGAGCCCGGGGGCAGCTCCCAGCGCAGCTCCAGCCTGTACGCGCGCGAGGCGCTGATCGAGATCGACTACAGCGACCTGCCCGAGGAGCTCAAGGTGAGacgggcacacctgggcacacacctgggcgtgggcacacacctgggcaca tgtcccctctgtcccctctgtcccctctgtcccctctgtgcagAGTTCGAGGCCGCTCGCAAGCGCGCCAAGAAGGCCAAGCAGGCGTTTGAGCAGATGAAGAAGGAGCGATTCGACCGCTTCAACTCCTGCTTCGAGGCCGTGGCCACCAACATCGACGAGATCTACAAAGCGCTGTCGCGCAACAGCAGCGCCCAG GCGTTTTTAGGCCCCGAGAACCCCGAGGAGCCGTACCTGGACGGGATCAATTACAACTGCGTCGCCCCCGGGAAGCGATTCCGGCCCATGGACAACCTGTCCGGGGGCGAGAAAACCGTGGCTGCGCTGGCGCTGCTCTTCGCCATCCAcag gtgggaccccaaaatctcctga